The following are encoded together in the Zingiber officinale cultivar Zhangliang chromosome 8A, Zo_v1.1, whole genome shotgun sequence genome:
- the LOC122011934 gene encoding BTB/POZ and MATH domain-containing protein 4-like — protein MPDRELELFPTSSRSVTETVNGSHKFVIQGYSLAKGMGVGKHIASETFSVGGFEWAIYFYPDGKNPEDNSAYVSVFIALASEGTDVRALFELTLLDQSGKGKHKVHSHFDRSLESGPYTLKYRGSMWGYKRFFRRAALETSDYLKDDCLKIDCTVGVVMSVVDSPRLHSIEVPDSDIGVHFGSLLDRQEGSDVVFDVSGEKFHAHKLVLAARSPVFKSQFYENPNDEENNIIISDMEPKVFRAMLHFIYRDSFIEDDETTKSDSPESSPSGRMAAKLLAAADKYGLERLRLLCEANLCKDLCVDSVANTLSLADHYHATELKAACLKYVAENLGAFMRSSGVEYLKENCPSLQSEILKIIAGWEEDCSSGGKSRSVWGQLSDGEDSSGRRVRPRS, from the exons ATGCCGGACAGGGAGCTGGAGCTCTTCCCGACGAGTTCTCGTTCGGTGACGGAGACCGTGAACGGGTCGCACAAGTTCGTGATCCAGGGTTATTCCCTCGCCAAGGGGATGGGCGTCGGCAAGCACATTGCCAGCGAGACTTTCTCCGTGGGCGGTTTCGAGTGGGCGATCTACTTCTACCCCGACGGGAAGAACCCCGAAGATAATTCCGCCTACGTGTCCGTGTTCATTGCTCTCGCAAGCGAGGGTACCGACGTGAGGGCGCTCTTTGAGCTCACGCTCCTCGACCAGAGCGGCAAGGGAAAGCACAAGGTCCATAGCCACTTCGACCGTTCTCTAGAGAGCGGTCCGTATACTCTCAAATACCGTGGGAGCATGTG GGGTTACAAACGTTTTTTTAGGCGTGCTGCACTTGAGACGTCGGATTACCTCAAGGATGATTGCTTAAAAATCGATTGCACTGTTGGTGTTGTGATGTCAGTTGTGGACTCACCTAGGCTACACTCTATAGAAGTTCCAGATTCTGATATTGGAGTGCATTTTGGTTCCCTTTTGGATAGGCAGGAAGGTTCTGATGTGGTTTTTGATGTTTCTGGGGAAAAATTTCATGCCCATAAATTGGTATTAGCTGCACGATCTCCCGTGTTTAAATCCCAATTTTATGAGAATCCAAATGATGAGgagaataatattattatttcagATATGGAACCTAAGGTGTTTAGG GCAATGCTGCATTTTATATATAGAGATTCTTTCATAGAAGACGATGAGACAACAAAATCAGACTCCCCTGAATCTTCTCCATCTGGCAGAATGGCTGCGAAGTTGTTGGCTGCAGCAGATAAGTATGGCTTAGAGAGGCTTCGACTTCTATGTGAGGCGAATCTGTGCAAGGATTTGTGTGTAGATTCAGTTGCCAACACTCTTTCACTAGCTGATCACTATCATGCTACAGAACTTAAAGCTGCTTGTCTTAAATATGTGGCAGAAAATCTTGGAG CATTCATGCGCTCCAGTGGAGTCGAGTACCTCAAAGAAAATTGCCCGTCGCTACAATCAGAAATCTTGAAGATAATTGCAGGATGGGAAGAGGACTGTAGTAGCGGTGGTAAGAGCCGGAGCGTTTGGGGCCAGTTATCAGACGGTGAGGACTCCAGCGGCCGTAGGGTAAGGCCTCGATCGTGA
- the LOC122011935 gene encoding TATA-box-binding protein-like, whose product MAEQILEGSQPVDLSKHPSGIVPTLQNIVSTVNLDCKLDLKAIALQARNAEYNPKRFAAVIMRIREPKTTALIFASGKMVCTGAKSEHQSKLAARKYARIIQKLGFPAKFKDFKIQNIVGSCDAKFPIRLEGLSYSHGAFCSYEPELFPGLIYRMKQPKIVLLIFVSGKIVITGAKVRDETYTAFENIYPVLTEFRKNQQ is encoded by the exons ATGGCTGAACAGATCCTAGAGGGAAGTCAACCTGTTGATCTCTCCAAACACCCTTCTGGAATTGTTCCGACGCTTCA GAACATTGTTTCAACAGTTAATTTGGACTGCAAATTGGATCTTAAAGCGATTGCTTTACAAGCTCGTAATGCTGAGTATAATCCTAAG CGTTTTGCTGCAGTTATTATGCGAATAAGAGAGCCGAAAACTACTGCATTGATATTTGCATCAGGAAAGATG GTATGCACTGGAGCCAAAAGTGAGCATCAGTCAAAACTTGCAGCAAGAAAG TATGCACGAATAATTCAAAAACTTGGTTTTCCAGCTAAGTTTAAG GATTTCAAGATCCAAAATATTGTGGGCTCGTGTGATGCCAAATTCCCTATCAGGCTAGAAGGCCTTTCATACTCCCATGGTGCCTTTTGCAGC TATGAACCAGAGCTCTTCCCTGGTCTGATCTACCGGATGAAGCAACCGAAGATTGTGCTTCTGATATTTGTATCTGGGAAAATTGTTATTACCGGGGCTAAG GTGAGAGATGAGACATACAcagcttttgaaaacatatatccagTTCTAACAGAGTTCCGGAAGAACCAGCAATG A
- the LOC122011932 gene encoding cation/calcium exchanger 1-like, whose protein sequence is MAIPVLLQLFFNSSFVALILFYFSSNPFLQEFTKLLILRGRAVPIQPHHDLSSKSNLCYDRLHGAKKSLLIDLESNVSPQGYINYIYIFYCALGEHPLLGYVLLILWLIVLFYLLADTSANYFCTNLEGLSVLLKLPPTIAGVTLLSFGNGAPDAFSSIVSFMCSGSGVLGLNSVIGGAFFVSCVVVGIISICVGNSCSTTINWSCFIRDLVFFLFVLLVLLVILVVGKINFWVDTAFTSLYLIYVFLVAVEHLFGNNDSSADTTTDQEAPLLEIRSSSESDATKSNSFSFHNVVQCLELPLSLPRRLTIPDISEESWSRPRAVAQVTLAPVFSATLLNSKRKNAGSKESLIVYIIGPVTGLVLGVLAFVKTKDRPPSRFQLPWLAGGFLMSVIWTYLIAQELVSLLVSLGTVLEISPSILGITVLAWGNSVTDLIACMAVAVRGRAGGIQMAVTGCYGGPIFDVSVGLGLSFVFSSWSAYPSAVNISRDLALFQTMGFMVGGLLWALVMLPRRGMRFDRVLGIGLLSIYLCSLSLRIVQYLRSLQQRGTCESCL, encoded by the coding sequence ATGGCGATCCCTGTCCTTCTTCAACTCTTCTTCAATTCATCTTTTGTGGCTCTAATTCTTTTCTACTTTTCATCTAATCCATTTCTTCAAGAATTCACAAAGCTTCTGATCCTCAGAGGGCGGGCAGTTCCAATCCAACCTCATCATGATCTCTCCAGTAAGAGTAACCTTTGCTATGATCGACTTCACGGAGCCAAGAAGTCACTTTTGATTGATCTCGAGTCTAACGTCTCCCCCCAAGGCTACATCAACTACATCTACATCTTCTACTGTGCCCTTGGCGAGCATCCACTCCTCGGTTATGTTCTCCTAATTCTATGGCTTATTGTTCTCTTCTACCTTCTCGCGGACACATCGGCAAACTATTTCTGCACAAACTTGGAAGGTTTATCAGTGCTATTGAAACTCCCTCCGACTATTGCCGGAGTGACTCTTCTTTCTTTCGGAAACGGAGCTCCCGATGCCTTTTCGAGCATCGTCTCGTTCATGTGCAGTGGCTCTGGCGTCCTAGGCCTCAACAGTGTTATAGGGGGTGCTTTCTTTGTGTCCTGTGTGGTTGTTGGAATCATAAGCATCTGTGTTGGGAACTCTTGTAGCACCACTATCAACTGGTCGTGCTTCATAAGAGACCTTGTGTTCTTCCTATTTGTGCTCCTAGTGCTGCTGGTGATTTTAGTTGTAGGAAAGATCAACTTTTGGGTTGACACGGCTTTCACTTCCTTGTATCTCATCTACGTGTTTTTAGTAGCCGTGGAACACTTGTTCGGAAACAATGATTCATCAGCAGACACAACAACTGATCAGGAAGCTCCTCTCTTGGAAATCAGATCAAGCAGTGAATCAGATGCCACGAAGAGCAACAGTTTCTCCTTCCACAACGTAGTGCAGTGCTTGGAGCTGCCTCTGTCTCTGCCAAGAAGATTGACCATTCCTGATATAAGCGAGGAGAGCTGGTCCAGACCAAGAGCTGTAGCACAAGTGACACTGGCACCAGTCTTCTCAGCAACTCTACTCAATTCCAAGAGGAAGAATGCTGGGTCTAAAGAGAGCTTGATAGTTTACATCATCGGTCCAGTCACTGGCCTTGTGCTGGGCGTTCTGGCTTTTGTAAAAACGAAGGACAGGCCCCCTTCCAGGTTTCAGCTTCCATGGCTTGCTGGGGGTTTCCTGATGAGCGTGATTTGGACCTATCTCATCGCACAGGAGTTGGTCTCTCTCTTGGTCTCGCTAGGGACTGTGCTAGAGATAAGCCCCTCCATTTTGGGGATTACAGTCCTGGCCTGGGGCAACTCAGTGACCGACCTGATTGCATGCATGGCAGTGGCAGTCCGTGGCAGGGCGGGAGGGATTCAAATGGCCGTCACTGGCTGCTACGGCGGGCCTATCTTCGACGTCTCGGTAGGCCTGGGGCTCTCCTTTGTTTTCTCTTCGTGGAGTGCGTACCCTTCAGCAGTGAACATCTCAAGGGACCTTGCTCTGTTTCAGACGATGGGGTTTATGGTCGGAGGTCTCCTGTGGGCCTTGGTCATGTTGCCAAGGAGAGGCATGAGGTTTGACAGGGTCTTGGGGATTGGCCTGCTGTCTATCTACCTCTGTTCCTTGTCTCTTAGAATTGTTCAGTACCTTAGATCGCTTCAACAGAGGGGGACTTGTGAGTCTTGTTTGTAA
- the LOC122011930 gene encoding protein WVD2-like 4, whose amino-acid sequence MESGAIHELEFQKEMADKDPVVNGVGPNVIEEDSNHYVDTVEAITRCTKKSDGEVVDTSEEVNEGSVSVAGIKSSNSVETLRSGEDVQSEKAQTDKGSHNGHSNELQKKKSALVPSHSFPSKGHVGASGRKNSAIIVQPKDAPSTINPIHPGKQPSLTTGTCTRRSLPAKTGSVDASVEDIASETGIGSPRSRRSTISGFSFRLDERAEKRKEFFMKLEEKNHAKEVEQTNLQEKSKENQEAEIRRLRKTLTFKATPMPNFYQEHGPPKVELKKIPPTRARSPKLGRRNPSNTIIEKTSEATWSMHLAPTTKLNETAATNQGRSSSKKPIERSLAKFPSQKSKPASLEAKPAAAKPKISIRRAKVEKVKPEANIVTTTEVATETIPILELAPESRDEECNPDVNSPNTEISSLEVSAQG is encoded by the exons ATGGAATCTGGTGCCATACACGAACTGGAGTTCCAAAAGGAAATGGCGGATAAGGATCCTGTGGTGAATGGAGTTGGGCCAAATGTGATCGAAGAAGATAGCAACCATTATGTTGATACTGTGGAAGCCATAACCCGCTGCACAAAAAAATCAGATGGGGAAGTTGTTGATACTTCTGAAGAGGTTAATGAAGGTTCTGTATCTGTTGCAGGAATCAAATCATCAAATTCTGTTGAG ACATTGAGATCCGGTGAAGACGTTCAATCAGAAAAGGCACAGACAGACAAAGGGAGTCATAATGGCCATtcaaatgaactccaaaagaaAAAATCTGCTCTTGTGCCGAGTCACTCATTTCCTTCTAAAGGCCATGTTGGGGCCAGTGGGAGGAAGAACTCGGCAATCATAGTGCAACCTAAGGATGCGCCCTCGACTATTAATc CCATTCATCCTGGGAAGCAACCTTCTTTAACAACTGGGACTTGCACTCGGAGATCGTTG CCAGCAAAGACTGGTTCAGTGGATGCATCTGTAGAAGATATTGCTTCAGAAACTGGAAT TGGTTCTCCACGTTCAAGGAGGAGCACTATTTCTGGTTTTAGTTTCAGATTGGATGAGCGTGCAGAGAAACGCAAGGAG TTTTTTATGAAACTTGAAGAGAAAAATCATGCGAAGGAAGTAGAACAGACAAATTTGCAGGAAAAGTCTAAG GAAAATCAAGAGGCTGAGATCAGACGGCTGAGGAAAACCTTGACTTTTAAGGCAACACCAATGCCAAACTTTTATCAAGAACATGGTCCTCCGAAAGTTGAACTGAAAAAG ATCCCACCGACCCGTGCTAGGTCACCTAAACTTGGCCGACGCAACCCATCCAATACAATAATAGAAAAGACTTCAGAGGCTACCTGGAGCATGCACCTGGCTCCCACCACAAAACTGAATGAAACTGCAGCAACAAATCAAGGGAGATCAAGTTCAAAGAAGCCTATTGAAAGATCACTTGCCAAGTTTCCTTCTCAGAAATCAAAACCTGCATCACTGGAAGCTAAGCCAGCTGCTGCAAAGCCCAAAATATCAATCAGAAGGGCAAAAGTGGAGAAAGTTAAACCTGAAGCCAATATTGTTACAACAACAGAAGTTGCCACCGAAACAATTCCAATACTGGAACTAGCTCCGGAAAGCAGAGATGAGGAATGTAACCCGGATGTAAACTCTCCAAATACTGAAATATCTTCTCTGGAAGTGTCAGCACAAGGTTAA
- the LOC122011931 gene encoding soluble starch synthase 2-1, chloroplastic/amyloplastic-like, translating to MVSHLLSSPPASLPLPGAVSCLLLHGGARPLGHSPLCSSKITLKNIDRTGSACTMRFPNAFYHGQSVDLVPINHRGKSSGAVGRSGSNDIQEDNDGDVVYIADDSVARTMEQSKKVLEMQRNQLQQIIERGNFSEETESYVKKDENLGIYADAYMQTSNNQQEVPPEEGNLNSPPLAGPNVMNVILVAAECAPWSKTGGLGDVVGALPKALAKRGHRVMVVSPRYGNYPEPKEIGNLKRYKVDGQDMEVKYYHTYMDSVDFVFIDSPNFRHIENDIYRGNRVDILKRMILFCKAAVEVPWHVPCGGSCYGDGNLVFIANDWHTSLLPVYLKACFRDHGLMIYARCLLVIHNIAHQGRGPLDDFSFVDLPDHYIDLFRLYDPVGGEHFNIFAAGIKAADRVVTVSHGYAWELKTSEGGWGLHEIINESNWKFHGIVNGIDTHSWNPKFDAHLNSDGFTNFSLETLEMGKAQCKAALQREFGLPVRDDVPILAFIGRLDHQKGVDLIAEAMHWLVGQDLQLIMLGTGRSDLEDMLRKFQAEHGGKVRGWVGFSVKMAHRITAGADVLLMPSRFEPCGLNQLYAMMYGTIPVVHAVGGLRDTVPQFDPLHETGLGWTFERAAPDRMIAALGHCLNTYRYHKESWVGLQKRGMMQDLSWESAAEHYEKVLVAAKYQW from the exons ATGGTCTCCCACCTCCTATCCTCTCCTCCGGCGTCGCTGCCGTTGCCCGGCGCGGTCAGTTGCCTCCTCCTTCACGGCGGGGCTCGCCCTCTCGGCCACTCTCCGCTTTGCTCG AGCAAAATCACACTAAAGAATATTGATCGTACTGGAAGTGCTTGCACAATGAGGTTTCCTAATGCTTTCTACCATGGACAATCAGTGGATCTAGTTCCAATCAACCACAGGGGAAAGTCTTCAGGAGCAGTTGGGAGAAGCGGTAGTAATGATATACAAGAGGATAACGATGGAGATGTTGTGTACATTGCTGATGATTCTGTTGCTCGAACAATGGAACAAAGCAAGAAGGTGTTGGAAATGCAGAGGAACCAACTCCAACAG ATTATTGAAAGGGGAAATTTCTCTGAAGAGACGGAATCTTATGTCAAGAAAGATGAGAACCTTGGAATCTATGCAGATGCATATATGCAAACCTCAAACAATCAACAAGAAGTACCACCAGAAGAAGGAAATCTGAACTCTCCTCCTTTGGCTGGTCCAAATGTCATGAATGTCATATTGGTAGCTGCAGAATGTGCACCATGGTCTAAAACAG GTGGGCTTGGAGATGTTGTTGGAGCTTTACCTAAAGCATTGGCCAAGAGAGGACATCGTGTCATG GTTGTGTCTCCAAGATATGGTAACTATCCTGAACCTAAGGAAATAGGGAATCTTAAAAGGTACAAGGTTGATGGACAG GACATGGAGGTTAAATACTACCATACTTACATGGATTCTGTTGATTTTGTCTTCATTGATAGTCCTAATTTCCGCCATATTGAAAATGATATATATCGTGGAAACCGAGTG GACATTTTGAAGAGAATGATATTATTCTGCAAAGCAGCAGTTGAG GTTCCTTGGCATGTCCCATGTGGTGGATCCTGTTATGGAGATGGGAATTTGGTTTTCATTGCCAACGATTGGCACACCTCCTTACTTCCAGTTTATTTGAAGGCATGTTTCCGTGATCATGGATTAATGATATACGCTCGCTGTCTCTTGGTTATTCACAACATTGCACATCAG GGTCGTGGTCCACTAGATGACTTCTCATTTGTGGATTTACCAGATCATTACATTGACTTGTTTAGACTGTACGATCCTGTTGGAGGTGAGCATTTTAACATATTTGCAGCTGGTATAAAAGCTGCTGACCGTGTGGTTACAGTTAGCCATGGCTATGCTTGGGAGTTAAAAACATCTGAAGGTGGTTGGGGATTGCATGAGATCATCAACGAGAGCAATTGGAAATTCCATGGTATTGTAAATGGAATTGATACCCATAGTTGGAATCCAAAATTTGACGCTCACCTAAATTCTGATGGCTTCACCAACTTCTCCCTGGAAACTCTTGAAATGGGAAAGGCCCAGTGCAAGGCTGCTTTGCAACGAGAGTTTGGTCTGCCTGTCCGTGACGATGTTCCTATTCTTGCGTTCATTGGGAGATTAGACCATCAAAAAGGTGTAGATCTCATAGCAGAGGCCATGCACTGGCTTGTTGGTCAAGATCTACAATTAATCATGCTGGGCACTGGGAGgtcagacctcgaggatatgctTCGAAAATTTCAAGCTGAGCATGGCGGCAAGGTTAGGGGATGGGTTGGGTTCTCAGTGAAAATGGCTCATCGGATCACAGCAGGCGCTGATGTCCTACTGATGCCCTCCAGATTTGAACCTTGTGGATTGAACCAACTTTATGCGATGATGTACGGAACAATTCCAGTTGTGCATGCAGTAGGTGGCCTTCGAGATACCGTACCACAGTTTGATCCGTTACATGAGACAGGGTTGGGATGGACCTTCGAAAGGGCAGCACCCGATAGGATGATAGCGGCACTTGGTCACTGTCTAAACACATATCGGTATCACAAGGAGAGCTGGGTGGGATTGCAGAAGCGAGGGATGATGCAGGACCTCAGCTGGGAAAGTGCTGCCGAGCACTATGAGAAAGTCCTTGTTGCTGCCAAGTACCAATGGTGA